The following are from one region of the Synechococcus sp. CBW1108 genome:
- the ruvB gene encoding Holliday junction branch migration DNA helicase RuvB, whose amino-acid sequence MAIVSSGSPQPSQPRLVDPTAVVGEVGAGPGPIAREDGLRPKRLADYIGQSELKQVLAIAVEATRARQEALDHVLLYGPPGLGKTTMALVLAEELGVRCRITSAPALERPRDIVGLLVNLQPHELLFIDEIHRLNRVAEEILYPAMEDCRLDLTVGKGTTARTRSLELPPFTLVGATTKAGALSSPLRDRFGLIQRLEFYGIDDLQAIVERAAGLLQIALEADAAVEVARRCRGTPRIANRLLRRVRDVASVRGHGRIGPALVAEALSLHRVDDRGLDASDRRLLTLMLEAYGGGPVGLDTLAAGLGEDSATLEAVVEPYLLQLGFLQRTPRGRLVTLAGRSHLGWPAGAAA is encoded by the coding sequence ATGGCCATCGTTTCCTCGGGATCCCCGCAGCCTTCCCAGCCGCGGCTGGTGGATCCCACCGCCGTGGTCGGCGAGGTCGGGGCCGGGCCTGGGCCGATCGCCCGGGAAGATGGCCTGCGCCCCAAGCGCCTTGCCGACTACATCGGCCAGAGCGAGCTCAAGCAGGTGCTGGCCATCGCCGTGGAGGCCACCCGGGCCCGCCAGGAGGCCCTCGACCACGTGCTGCTCTACGGCCCGCCGGGTCTGGGCAAAACCACCATGGCCCTGGTGCTGGCCGAGGAGCTGGGGGTGCGCTGTCGCATCACCAGTGCGCCGGCCCTGGAGCGCCCCCGCGACATCGTTGGCCTACTGGTGAACCTGCAGCCCCATGAGCTGCTGTTCATCGACGAGATTCACCGACTTAACCGGGTGGCCGAGGAGATCCTCTACCCGGCAATGGAAGACTGCCGCCTCGATCTCACCGTGGGCAAGGGCACCACCGCCCGTACCCGCAGCCTGGAGCTGCCGCCCTTCACCCTGGTGGGGGCCACCACCAAGGCCGGCGCCTTGAGTTCGCCGCTGCGGGATCGCTTTGGCCTGATCCAGCGGCTGGAGTTTTATGGCATCGACGACCTGCAGGCGATCGTCGAGCGGGCCGCTGGCCTGCTCCAGATCGCGCTCGAGGCCGACGCCGCTGTGGAGGTGGCGCGCCGCTGCCGCGGCACCCCCCGCATCGCCAATCGTTTGCTGCGGCGGGTGCGCGACGTGGCATCGGTGCGCGGCCATGGCCGCATCGGCCCGGCGCTGGTGGCCGAGGCCCTCAGCCTGCATCGGGTCGACGATCGGGGCCTCGATGCCAGCGATCGGCGCCTGCTGACCCTGATGCTGGAGGCCTATGGCGGGGGGCCCGTGGGCCTCGACACCCTGGCGGCGGGCCTGGGCGAAGATTCCGCCACCCTCGAAGCGGTGGTCGAGCCCTACCTGCTGCAACTGGGCTTTCTGCAGCGCACGCCGCGGGGCCGGCTGGTCACCTTGGCGGGTCGCAGCCACCTGGGCTGGCCGGCCGGAGCGGCGGCATGA